A single window of Nicotiana sylvestris chromosome 5, ASM39365v2, whole genome shotgun sequence DNA harbors:
- the LOC138869464 gene encoding uncharacterized protein, with protein MEQRRQAQIQQQESQQKSGKWKKTKGEGERKRLLFGINYDRKGQHDSGTQEEFRWCFTGVYGPHSNPEREVMWNEIAGVRGLWEGLWVIGGDFNVCRFVHERLNCTRRSRAMRSFSEMIQDLDVMDLPLQGAHYTWSKGDNSLQASRINWFLICPEWNDSFKDVRQIALPKVISDHMPILLESGDLDATPSYFKFENMWLQSEGFIDKLKNWW; from the exons ATGGAGCAAAGGAGACAAGCTCAAATTCAACAGCAGGAGTCACAACAAAAATCAGGGAAATGGAAGAAAACTAAAggagaaggggaaagaaaaagGTTACTCTTTGGGATCAACTATGACAGAAAAGGGCAACATGACAGTGG CACCCAAGAGGAATTTAGGTGGTGCTTCACAGGTGTTTATGGACCTCACTCTAATCCAGAGAGGGAGGTGATGTGGAATGAAATTGCAGGTGTGAGGGGATTATGGGAAGGCCTCTGGGTCATAGGTGGGGACTTTAATGTTTGTAGGTTTGTACACGAGAGATTGAATTGTACCAGAAGATCCAGAGCTATGAGATCATTCTCCGAAATGATACAAGACCTTGATGTCATGGATTTACCCCTCCAAGGAGCTCATTACACCTGGTCGAAAGGTGACAATTCCTTACAAGCTTCTAGAATTAATTGGTTTCTTATCTGCCCTGAATGGAATGATTCATTTAAAGATGTGAGACAAATTGCTCTACCCAAGGTGATCTCAGATCACATGCCAATTTTATTGGAGAGTGGGGACTTGGATGCAACCCCTTCTTATTTCAAGTTTGAGAACATGTGGCTGCAATCTGAAGGTTTCATTGACAAACTGAAGAATTGGTGGTAG